The following proteins are co-located in the Castanea sativa cultivar Marrone di Chiusa Pesio chromosome 8, ASM4071231v1 genome:
- the LOC142608278 gene encoding endonuclease 2 codes for MEYCKLQIVAIVSLVLLFPVIDAWGHDGHYIVCSIAQSRLNKGAAKKVEELLPKSAQNDLGSVCIWADQIKFHYPWSRPLHFINTPNVCNYKFSRDCKDENGREGRCVAGAIQNYTSQLIDISSKDNLTEALLFFSHFLGDIHQPLHCGFASDKGGNTIEVHWYTRKQNLHHIWDDSIIETAQESFYSSNLADQIDAIQKNITTGWADQVKSWESCSYTDTTCADVYASESIEAACDWAYKDATEGSVLEDEYFLSRLPVVSKRLAQAGVRLAAILNHYFK; via the exons ATGGAATACTGCAAACTCCAGATAGTGGCTATTGTATCATTGGTGCTTCTCTTCCCAGTCATTGATGCGTGGGGACATGATGGGCATTACATAGTTTGTAGCATTGCTCAG TCTCGCTTGAACAAAGGAGCTGCTAAGAAAGTGGAAGAACTGCTTCCAAAATCTGCACAGAATGACTTAGGGAGTGTGTGTATATGGGCAGATCAGATCAAGTTTCATTATCCCTGGTCAAGACCTCTTCACTTTATAAATACCCCTAATGTTTGCAATTACAAGTTCTCGA GGGATTGCAAGGATGAAAATGGAAGGGAAGGGAGGTGTGTTGCAGGAGCAATTCAAAATTACACCAGCCAGTTGATAGATATTAGCAGCAAAG ATAACCTTACTGAAGCACTcctgtttttctctcattttttggGTGATATTCATCAG CCTCTACACTGCGGTTTTGCTTCAGACAAGGGAGGCAATACAATTGAAGTTCACTGGTACACAAGGAAGCAAAATCTTCACCAT ATATGGGATGACAGCATTATAGAGACAGCACAAGAAAGTTTCTATAGTTCAAATTTGGCAGACCAGATTGAtgcaattcaaaaaaatattacg ACTGGCTGGGCCGATCAAGTTAAGAGCTGGGAGAGCTGCAGTTATACTGATACAACATGTGCAGACGT ATATGCCTCTGAAAGCATTGAAGCAGCCTGTGACTGGGCATACAAAGATGCGACTGAAGGTTCAGTTTTAGAAG ATGAATATTTTCTCTCCCGGTTACCAGTAGTCAGTAAGCGGTTGGCTCAAGCTGGAGTTCGGTTGGCAGCCATTCTCAACCATTACTTCAAGTGA